The Ziziphus jujuba cultivar Dongzao chromosome 3, ASM3175591v1 region TGATATGCATGTATGTTTCTACAGTAGTTGTGCTTGGcaccattaaatatatttagatgcTTATAGTTGCATGCATCTTAGTTGTTAGGATGTGCCAGTTATATTTGATTGTAAACATTTTCATATTCTGTAAAGTGTATATGATTGTTGACTGGATTTTTGGTGTTTTATATACTTGTGCATAGGTAGGGGTTGCCGAAATGAAAGTTGCAATTGAAAAAACTGGAGGTCTTGTTGTGCTAGCTGAAAGTTTTGGTCATTCTGTATTCAAAGATTCCTTCAAACGTGTTTTTGAAGACGGGGAACAGTCTCTTGGCCTTTGTTTCAAGTGAGTTTACCATTCTTTAATATTTTGGGGTTTCTTCTTGACCATAGGTATGAGAGTTTTGCGTGCTTTATTTGAACTTTAATACTGGCTCTAGGAAATCTTTTCCTTCtagtttttctttctaatttgaaACATAGATAAGGGACATAGACACGCTGAAAGAATGAGGCATCTTTCAGAAgtgaagggaaaaaataaaaatgaaaaagggaaTGAAGTTGTATGCATGAGAAATACTGAGTGGAAAagtatctaattaaaaaaaaaaaaaagaaaaagggaaaaatatacATGGTGGAAAAAGTAGAAATGGAAAGGTTGGAAAGGCCTACCATCTATGGAAAATGCCTTCTAAATTAGACCGTTAATTGGTTTTTATGTCAGTGTTTCTAAGTTTTTTTGTTGAATGTTGAGGAACATTGTTTTGAACACTTCAAGCAGGAAGTTTAGGCATTACATGTATTGCTTCAGATCTCAGAGCTTTCTTTCTCTAGGTCTTTTTATGCTTACATTCTTTGCCTTCATACATGACATGGGCATGTGTTCAATTATACAAGTTGTATGCTTTCCACCCATTTTTATGCTGCtgttttctcattgaaaaactATTTGTTTCAGTGGCACACTTGAGATTAACTGCTCGAAGGACATCAAAATTCAAGGAATAATTGGGCCTTGCACGTCTTTGGAGAAGGTCAGTTTCATTCTTTTGATTTGTTGACATTATCTTTGGAGTCTGAGTTAGATCTACGAGTTTAACCCAATTAAAACTTGGTTTTTGTTTGGCATTTAATGTTGATTTTAAACACCTTTGCAGAAAGGACCTGCTGTTGCTGATACTGTCGTCGGTGAGGGGAATACAACCGAATGGAAAATGTGTGGCCTTGACAATAGTACTTGCTTGACAGTTTTCTTTGATCTTTCATCAAGTGATCGGTCAAACACACCAGGGACTGTAAATCCGCAATTGTATTTGCAGTTTCTCACAAGGTATACTGGATGATTGTATCTTAGGTTACACATATCTTCTACttcattgttttgttttggttatttacttgtaaattgtaattttgtttggaaTTGCAGTTTTCAAAATCCTGAAGGTCAAATGATGCTTCGGGTTACAACTGTTACTAGGAGATGGATAGATAGTGCTGTTAGCTCTGAGGTTGGTTCATATTTTTGCACTAGTGtcccttatttttttattttttttttaattaaactaaattactgTATCGTGAATTGATGAAATTTGAATCTTTTGTGACTGCTTGTATATCTTGAATCGGGGTCTTTTGGCTCAACTTTATCCCAGTTTTGTTGAGGGAGCAACCCCATTTTTCATGTTGAATTGGtctttaattagtaaattgTATGTAATGTGTAAAATTTAAGTTCTACCTGTATCTAAATCTTTTATCTTATTGTAAAACATTTTGGTAACCAGCAGCTTTTAACTGCAACTTTTAGATTTGATGTCATAGATTGAGCTAAGACAGAGAAAAATCTTATCTTGAATAGTTAACTGTGTCTTGTTCTTTTCATTTCCTAGTTTGGTTGAAAGATTTTGAATTGGCGTTGTATAAGGTGAAAATAATAGTGTGTTGAGAATAatctttttgatataattttgaagatatGTATCTATGCAAGTAACTTATTGTTTCAATTGCTAATGTGTCTTTCCATGGAAGCAATCACATTATTAAGGATGTTTTTATGTCATTGTGTGTGtattatgtttaatttattaccAGTCAATCTCCATTCAAACATTGGGTAGATTGTCTTTTTGGTGGCAAAGTGTCTTGATTGTTAACTATAATTTGTCtctatattacatatatttttccatGAAACCACAGCCATATTTGGAaggttaatatatttttttcgcCATATGTTTATCTTTTTGGGATCTAGTCGCttaaatttgaacttttttttttttttccttaaatcatttttgttttgccTATGTTGCACTTGTCTTTTGTTGATGCAAAATTCTGATTAATGCATCAGATATGCatcaattgaaaatataatgcTGACATGGAAGAATACTGCATTTTCCAGGAATTGGTACAAGGATTTGACCAAGAGACTGCAGCTGTAGTAATGGCTAGAAAAACATCATTGAAAATGGAGACAGAGGTATATAACGAGCTTCAGCATCCTTTGTTAAGCTTACCATAATTTTGAGATATCTATACCAATCCTAGCATGCTTTTTTGGTATAATGACAAATGGTGGGAGATAAAAGTGGGGAAGGGGAAGAACATGATGGTATGTTGTCAATGAAGAAGTTATTTTGTTGATTGAATCTTGAATATTTATCTGAGAATTATCAAAAACATCTGAATGAATTCCATTTTTTGTGCGGTTCTATTGTATCAAATGAAGCTTTTCTTGAAACTTGTTTCAGATATTTCCTGTCAAAGAATTTTCACTAGCTTTGTAATTCTTTGATTCCTAAAGGttcagatttttattttgttcaaatcAGTCTCATTTTTTTAGAAAACATAATAGAGACCTCTCAAGCCTTGTTCATCAAACTGTCTACTTTGAcctgaaaatatataaagatttgTTTTTGTAACTTTTTGGAAATAATGGCGATTGATATTAAAGAAGTCAAAATTAGAGTTGCTGCATTTTATCCATTTACTCTTTTGCTCATGTGATTTTCACTTGATCATGGAATTTGTTTGAATCAGGAATCATTTGATGCCACACGATGGTTGGATAGATCCCTTATTCGTCTCTGTTCCAAATTTGGTGATTATCGGAAGGATGATCCTGCCTCCTTTACCCTAAACCCGTGTTTTTCATTATTCCCTCAATTTATGTTCAACCTTCGGCGTTCACAATTTGTGCAGGCAAGAATTTACGTTTTACTTCTCCCCCCTTTTTGTAAACATATTTTAAGGATGTTATTGTGACAAATTTAATGTCTGGATCTGGAAATCATGATTTTTCAGGTTTTCAACAACAGTCCTGATGAGACTGCATATTTTCGTATGTTGTTAAATCGGGAGAATATCACCAATGCAGCTGTCATGATTCAGCCATCACTAATATCATATTCATTCAATTCACTACCTGCGCCAGCTCTGCTGGATGTAGCTTCTGTTGCGGCAGACCGAATTCTCTTGTTGGATTCATATTTTAGTGTAGTCATTTTCCATGGAATGACCATAGCTCAATGGCGTAACATGGGATACCAGAATCAACCAGAACATCAGGTATGTACTCGTTATTTTCTTTACATTGTTGATTATGTTTTGCATTTCACTATTAAGgcttataaatcataaccattGTTGTGGTACATGtttcaactattttttttatttacctttttatgCATATGTATTTCCAGGCATTTGCTCAACTATTGCAAGCTCCACAAGATGATGCTAAGATGATCATTCGAGAGCGTTTCCCTGTCCCTAGATTGGTTGTATGCGACCAGCATGGTTCCCAGGTTAGTATATTTCttggtttcttgttttggtttctttctcttatcactttcttaatttTGTGGCTGCTTTCTTCACCATCTCTATcaatcatttttctttcttcgttGTTTTAATGCTGCTTTTCACATTTGTGGTTATTAGGATTCCAAAGGTAAACTTAATGCTTTGAAATTGGTGGTGGTGCTGGTGGTTAAATATATTAAGTTCATTTTTAACATCTATTATGGCTTGCtatgaaattgttaaaaatatcaGTATTACAGTTGCTTCAAGGTGAAGAATTTTGCTTCACATGATATTTCTGCTTTCAATTTAGAAGGATCATTGGTTGTCCTGGTAGATACTTGTAAATACTAAACCTATTTTTGATCTTAAGTCCGGAATACTTGTATGTAGGGTGCAGGTATTTCAATACACACCATATGCAAGCATTTCATGTCATGCTACTCGATGCCCTTTTGCTACTCTTTTGTTAAGATATAGTGGCTAATGAGGCCATCATTTTGATTTCATGTTTGATCTGTGCTATGCAGGCAAGATTCTTATTAGCGAAATTGAACCCATCAGCTACATACAACAATGCACATGAGATGTCTGCAGGGTCTGACATTATATTCACAGATGATGTAAGTCTCCAAGTTTTCTTTGAGCATCTTCAGAGGCTGGCTGTGCAATCTTGAGAGCAGTAAAAAGAGAGTAAGTGGACTCTACGACTAGTCCGGGATTTGGTGTGGGGTGATTCCATCGGGCTTTCTATCCACTCTTATCCTCTTGTTTGATtcagttttttttcctttctttccattgtatttaaagaTGAGAGGACAGACAACAGACCCCGCATTCTTTTGAgaataggggggaaaaaaaaaaaaaaaaaaaaaaaggcacaacATTCTTTTGGGGGTGCTGGGGAGGTGTTTTACTTCCTTGATGGAAATAAGGGACACAAAAGATGAGCtgagtttgatttatttatgtatacgTATGGAAAGAAAGGTATGAGAGGAATGTAAGTGCAGAGGCTTCTCTGTTTCGGCAGGGGAGCTAGTTAGGAAGCAGATACTTTTTGTCAGAagatttttaccattttttttttttcttcaacaaCCAGGTCAGAAGTATGTGTTTGTGTATCAGAATTTTCTTCTAAGTTATATATACTCATTGGTTGGTTCTTCCTGCTTCCTAGATTTGTATTCTCTTTTAATCTCTTAGCCCAATATAATGGTAGAGTTCACTTCGCcgcttcttttttggtttttctttccattttttgtttgtttttggatGGATAAATTTTTGAGATTACGATtgagttggaattgcaactcATGGGCGTGTGTTTTAGGGGTTTGATGGCTTTGAGAAAATGGGGAGGCAGAGAGAGAAATTGAGGAAGTAGACTATAGAGGGTAGAAAGGCCATAGTTTCCATAATGTTggtcttatttttatatttcaatattaCAACTCTACCTAAAGTAGCCTAATTTTGTTACAATCTCGTTGATTTGGTTTCCTCCTACTTTTGGGGAACAGTTTTAAGTGATAAAACCATTATTTCCTCGAGCAAAACTAAATAACTTTTCCTCCtcaagtatgtatatatatatatatatatcaaatacttTTACTATTCTCCGTGAAGTCCAACTTGAAactataaccaaaaaaataggTGTCCGACTTGAAACGGACCAGTTTGTTCAAGAAAAAACTAACCCTTTTTTGGGTCCAAACGCTTGTTGGATGACTCCTAAGGGCTGATACATTGCAACAGAAAGTTGGGAGCTGCAATCCAATATTCGAGCAGCTTTGTTAAACTTTGccttattcaaaataaagtaGACAAATGAAAGTT contains the following coding sequences:
- the LOC107421940 gene encoding protein transport protein SEC23 E encodes the protein MSEMANTDPEGIDGVRMTWNVWPRTKVEASKCVIPLAACISPIRPHPDIPTLPYAPLRCKTCSAVLNPFSRVDFTAKIWICPFCYQRNHFPPHYHMISETNLPGELYPQYTTVQYSLPQSSNHPNSFDSSQQPHHHPSPVFVFVLDTCMIEEEMGYVKSALQRAIGLLPENALVGFVSFGTQVQVHELGFSDMSKVYVFRGGKEISKEQVLEQLGLTVSGRRPVPGAFQQKGIQNAFPSSGVTRFLLPASECEYTLNSLLDELQTDQWPVPPANRASRCTGVALSVAAGLLGACLPGTGGRIIALVGGPCTEGPGTIVSKDMSEPVRSHKDLDKDAAPYFKKAVKFYDSLAKQLVSQGHVLDLFASALDQVGVAEMKVAIEKTGGLVVLAESFGHSVFKDSFKRVFEDGEQSLGLCFNGTLEINCSKDIKIQGIIGPCTSLEKKGPAVADTVVGEGNTTEWKMCGLDNSTCLTVFFDLSSSDRSNTPGTVNPQLYLQFLTSFQNPEGQMMLRVTTVTRRWIDSAVSSEELVQGFDQETAAVVMARKTSLKMETEESFDATRWLDRSLIRLCSKFGDYRKDDPASFTLNPCFSLFPQFMFNLRRSQFVQVFNNSPDETAYFRMLLNRENITNAAVMIQPSLISYSFNSLPAPALLDVASVAADRILLLDSYFSVVIFHGMTIAQWRNMGYQNQPEHQAFAQLLQAPQDDAKMIIRERFPVPRLVVCDQHGSQARFLLAKLNPSATYNNAHEMSAGSDIIFTDDVSLQVFFEHLQRLAVQS